The DNA segment GGCCGTAAAAATATTGAATTTGAAAAGTTTGTAGATTTCCAAAAAACAGTTTCAGAAACCATAGACAAAAACACTTCTACGGAGCTAATTTTAAATTTGCCTGGCGAAACTAAAAGTAGCTTTCTGGAGGTGATATCTTCAGTTCTGAATTCAAGTGTGGAGAGGATTGTTATATATACTCTGATGGCTCTGAGGGGAACGCCATTGGCTTCTAAGGAAAGTGCTCAAAAGTATGACTACGATATGCGCTATAGAGTGGTTCCTCGATGTTTTACTGAAATAGATGGAATTAAAATATTCGAACCCGAGAAAGTTGTTGTTGGAACAAAGGATATGTCGTTTGATGATTACCTGTATTTAAGGGGTCTATCACTTATTATAACTATTTTTGATAGTTCCGTAGAAATGGCTCCAATTAAAAAGTTTTTAGCTGATTTTGATATTAACATTGATAAATGGATATTCGGCATTCATTCTAGTATTTTAGATTCTAAAGTATTGCGTTCAATATATAATAATTTTATGGATGAAACTGAAAAAGAGCTTTTCAAATCTATTAATTCTTTGAAAAGTTTTTTTAATAAAAAAGAAAACTACGAGCTTCTTTGTTCAGGGAAGCTTGGAGATAATCTGTCTAGAAAATATAAAACAATATTTCTTTCGCAGTGTTATGGTGAGTGTTTGAAGGTAGCTTGTGCTGAATTGAGAGTTTTAGCCAAGAAAAAGGAAGAAAAAAAGCAGTGCGATGATATGATAGATGCTTTAGAATCATACTTAGAAAGCAGGGATATAAATTATTTATTTGAAGGAAAAGATGTGCGAAAAGAGCCAAGAAATATTGTATTAAAATATGATATTCCAAAATGGCTTGAAAATAAAAACAATAAAACTTTGAAAAAGTATAAAGGGGAATTCTTGTATTCAGTTGTTGTGACAGATTATGCTTATAATCGTGTTAAGAATTTCTATCTTGCAAATCGAGATCCGCAACTTTCATTGCAAATATTATTTCGAGATGGGGATATCAAAGATTTTTGGCCAAAATGGAATTATAGCGAGAGGAAATAGTATGCAGTATTGTAAAGAATGTCTGAATGTCTCTACTCGTCCACGAATTACGTTTAATGAAGATGGCGTGTGTAGCGCTTGTCAATGGGCGAGAAATAAAAAGGAAAGTATAGATTGGAAAAAAAGGTATAAAACTTTAGAAGAGTTATGCAATAAATATCGGTGTAATGATGGGTCAAATTGGGATGTGCTTGTTCCTTGTAGTGGGGGCAAAGATGGTTCATATGTTGCATGGAAATTGAAGCATGAATTTGGGATGCATCCTTTATGCGTAACATTGGTACCTCAGCTACAAACTGATTTAGGAAGAAAAAATTTAGAAAATTTTCAAAGATCAGGATTTGATCATATTTTAATAACACCGAACCTTCAAGTGTACAAAAAGCTTGCAATAAGAGGATTTAAGGAGCAGGGACGCCCTAAACTTCCGTTTGTAACAGGTGTAAGTACGGTCACCATTAAAACAGCTTTCAAGTTTAACGTTCCCTTTGTTATGTATGGCGAAGAAGGTGAAAGTGAATATGGAGGCGTGACTTCTCAATCAGTGGCACCAAAAATTACCAGAGATTATTTGGTTAACTATTATTATAGTGGGCATGATACAACTGAATATTTGGATGAGTTTTCAAAGGATGATCTGAAGTGGTGGCTGCTTCCAACAGATGAAGAAATGCAAGATGTAGACCTTTTCCCAACACACTGGTCTCATTATGAAAACTGGAATCCTTATGAACATTATTTAATTGCAAAGAAACATTGTGGCTTAAAGACTTTAACTGATAGAAGCGTTGGAACTTACACAAATTTTGCACAACTAGATGATTATTTACAAGATTTACACGCTTACATAATGTTTCTTAAGTTTGGTTTTGGAAGAGTTACTTCCGATGTTTGTATCGACATACGAAGAGGGGCGTTGGATAGAAAACAAGCTCTCACGTTAATTAAAAGATATGATGGCGAATATCCGGAGGAATTAACACCACATTTTTTAAAATACTTTGAAATGAATAGAGAAGAGTTTGAAGGTGTTCTTGACAAGTTCGCGAATAAAGATGTTCTTGAGAAGATTGAAGGTAAATGGAGATTAAAGGAAGATCCACATTAATCATGGGAAACAATAATATGATATCCATTGTAGATTATGGAATGGGTAATATTCGATCCGTTCGAAATGCCTTGGATTTTATTGGAGTCAAAAATAAGGTTATAGATTCTCCATCGAAAGTTTTAGCAAGTGAAAAACTTATTTTGCCTGGCGTAGGTTATTTTAGCGAGGCAATGAAAAATATACAGGCTAAAGGTCTTTTAAGCCCATTGAATGAAGCAGTTTTAGTAAGAAAAGTGCCTGTTCTTGGGATTTGTCTAGGCATGCACTTGTTGCTAAAAGAAAGTGAAGAGGGTGGGGCTACCAAGGGTTTTGGATGGATAGATGGTAAGGTCAAGCGTATTCCAGAAGCACCTTTGTTGAAAGTTCCTCATATTGGTTTCAATACAGTTTATTTTCAAAGGCCCTCTTTAGGTCTTTTTGAAAACTTGGGCGAACATTCTGATTTTTATTTTGCTCATTCTTATAGAGTTTTATGTGATGACGTTCAGACTGTTTCTGGATGGGTAGACTATGGGGATAGGTTTGCAGTAAGTATAGAAAAAAATAATATTTTTGGGACTCAATTTCATCCTGAAAAAAGTCAAAGTAATGGGCTTGCAGTGCTAAAGAATTTCTGTAAATTAAGAAAGAATTAGAGTTATGGTAAAAAATCGTTTAATTTTTACTTTATTATCAGATAACGGAAATTATATGCTGAGTAGAAATTTTTCTCTTCAAAAAGTAGGGGATTTGAATTGGCTACGTGAGCATTATAATTTCGATGCGATTGCTTACTCCATAGATGAATTAATTCTTCTTAATGTTGCCAGAGAAGATAAAAATTTTAAGCAGTTTTCAGAAAACATAATGGAATTAGGTAAGCAATGCTTTATTCCTATTGTAGCAGGCGGGGGGATCAGAAAATTAGAGGATGCATACTTGCTCATGAATTCTGGTGCAGATAAGCTTGTGGTAAATTCTCCTGTAACTACAGATCCAGCGCTAGTCAAGGCGTTGGTTAATATTTTCGGAAGTCAGTGTATAGTCGCCTCTATTGATTATTTTGTGACACAAGACAAGACAGAGGTTTATATTTCCAATGGTTCTAAAGCTACAGGTATGACGGTAGAGCAAGCTATAGAAAAAGCACAGGGCTTAGGATGTGGTGAGATATATTTAACTTCAATGGACAATGATGGTACAGGTGAAGGTTATGATTTAGAGACAATTAAAAAGGCGAGCAGTTTTTCGAAAGTTCCAATAATTGTTTCAGGAGGAGCAGGCAAGTATGGACACTTAGCTGAGGGGATTGTTCATGGAGGTGTTACTGCATCAGCTACAGCCAATCTTTTTAATTTTATGGCTGATGGATTAAGTGAGGCTAGGGATGTTATGAAGCAACGGGGCATAGAGATGGCTTCATGGGAAATTATATTGTCGAAAGAAAATGGGTTAATTGAAAAAGATAAAGTATATTAAAGAAATGAAATAATGTCAGAAACAGTGGATCAGTCTCATACAATAGAAATAAGTCGTAAAGGTTTTTTTGCAGATAAGATTGTTTTTATTGATGGCCAGCCAGGTTGCG comes from the Candidatus Omnitrophota bacterium genome and includes:
- a CDS encoding N-acetyl sugar amidotransferase encodes the protein MQYCKECLNVSTRPRITFNEDGVCSACQWARNKKESIDWKKRYKTLEELCNKYRCNDGSNWDVLVPCSGGKDGSYVAWKLKHEFGMHPLCVTLVPQLQTDLGRKNLENFQRSGFDHILITPNLQVYKKLAIRGFKEQGRPKLPFVTGVSTVTIKTAFKFNVPFVMYGEEGESEYGGVTSQSVAPKITRDYLVNYYYSGHDTTEYLDEFSKDDLKWWLLPTDEEMQDVDLFPTHWSHYENWNPYEHYLIAKKHCGLKTLTDRSVGTYTNFAQLDDYLQDLHAYIMFLKFGFGRVTSDVCIDIRRGALDRKQALTLIKRYDGEYPEELTPHFLKYFEMNREEFEGVLDKFANKDVLEKIEGKWRLKEDPH
- the hisH gene encoding imidazole glycerol phosphate synthase subunit HisH, with protein sequence MISIVDYGMGNIRSVRNALDFIGVKNKVIDSPSKVLASEKLILPGVGYFSEAMKNIQAKGLLSPLNEAVLVRKVPVLGICLGMHLLLKESEEGGATKGFGWIDGKVKRIPEAPLLKVPHIGFNTVYFQRPSLGLFENLGEHSDFYFAHSYRVLCDDVQTVSGWVDYGDRFAVSIEKNNIFGTQFHPEKSQSNGLAVLKNFCKLRKN
- a CDS encoding HisA/HisF-related TIM barrel protein: MVKNRLIFTLLSDNGNYMLSRNFSLQKVGDLNWLREHYNFDAIAYSIDELILLNVAREDKNFKQFSENIMELGKQCFIPIVAGGGIRKLEDAYLLMNSGADKLVVNSPVTTDPALVKALVNIFGSQCIVASIDYFVTQDKTEVYISNGSKATGMTVEQAIEKAQGLGCGEIYLTSMDNDGTGEGYDLETIKKASSFSKVPIIVSGGAGKYGHLAEGIVHGGVTASATANLFNFMADGLSEARDVMKQRGIEMASWEIILSKENGLIEKDKVY